GGAATCATCAAAATCCGTGTCACACTAGTGATTCCTGAAAAATCTTGCTTTCTTTGAGCATGTTTGACAAATTAATTGATCTAAGAAGCGATACCGTTACTCGTCCAACACCGGCCATGCGGGATGCAATGTTCAGTGCAGAAGTCGGCGATGATGTGTTTGATGAAGATCCCACAGTAAAAGCACTGGAAGAAAAAGCAGCAAAACTTTTTAATCATGAAGCTGCTCTTTTTTGTCCCAGCGGTACAATGACCAATCAAATTGGAATCAGAGTTCTTACCCAGCCACAACAAGAAGTTATTTGTGACAAACTTTCGCATATCTATTATTATGAAGGCGGAGGCGTTGCTTCCAATTCAGGAATATCAATGCGACTTGTAGACGGAGATCGTGGTCGAATGACTGCGCAACAAATCGCAGATAACGTCAATCCTCCTGAAAATATCCATCAACCCTTTACATCTCTTGTTGCAATTGAAAATACGAGCAACAAAGGTGGTGGAAGCTACTACAATCTGAATCAGCTTTCAGATGTTGCAGCAGAATCGAGAAAGCATAATCTGAAATTACATCTCGATGGTGGCCGCATATTTAATGCATTGGTAGAAACAAAAGATTCGTCCCAGGAAGTCGGAAAATTATTTGACACGATCTCAATTTGTCTTTCAAAAGGCCTTGGAGCCCCTGTTGGGTCCCTGCTGATTGCATCCAAAGAAAATATCACCAAAGCCAAACGTGTACGCAAAGCTTTCGGCGGCGGTATGCGTCAATCAGGTTTTCTTGCAGCAGCCGGAATATATGCACTTGACAACAATATTCAACGACTTAAAGAGGATCATGTCAGAGCTAAAAATATTGAAACAATTTTAAAAGAATTAAACTATGTAGAAAATATTCTTCCTGTTGATACAAATATTATTGTATTCAAGATTTCAGACGACAAACCCATTACATCGTTTCTGGAATTTCTTTCAGATAATAATATTAAAGCTGTGCAGTTTGGAAAACAAATCGTAAGGTTTGTCACGCACCTTGACTTCACTGATCCAATGCTTGAAAAACTATCACACACACTGAAAAAATACAGTTAATATGTCTTATAAATACAATAAGAGTACCGTCTATAAGATCGTCCAGGAAACTGAACTGGTAAAAAGATTTTTTTTTAAAGTTCCGGATGAAATTCCATTCAGTTTTAATGCAGGACAATTTATCATGCTTAATCTGCCTATTGCTTCAAAATTTACAAACAGAAGTTATTCCATTGCATCCGCACCATCAGACGATAATACATTTGAACTTGCAATAGTTCTGAACCCAAAAGGGCTAGGCACTCCATATCTATGGGAAAATATCGAAGAAGGCTCAGAGATCGATGTCTCTAAACCGCTTGGTAAATTTGTTCTTAAAGATCCTATCGAAGACGACATTTGTTTTGTATGTACAGGAACAGGAATTGCACCGCTTCGCTCTATGTTGCATCACATCAAAAACAAAAACATTCCACACAAAAAGATCTATATGGTTTTTGGAAACCGTTGGGAAAAGGATATCATTTACCGCAAGGATATGGAAGACCTCGCCAAAACGATGCCTTCGTTTGAATATATTCCTGTTCTTTCACGAGACAGCGAAAACTGGACAGGAAAGAAAGGTTACGTTCATCCAATCTACGAAGAAATTTTCGCCGATAAACGTCCGGCCACCTTTTATATGTGCGGCTGGCGCGACATGCTTCACGAAGCACGACAACGTCTCGAAGCAATGGGTTATGACAGGAAAAAGATCAAGTTCGAGTCGTATGATTGATTTTTTGAAGTTCTGATTTGCAATTAGAAATTAGAAAAGAGTTTCCGAGCTACCATTATTCATTAATAGTTATTAGTTAAAAAAAAACTTGACCACTTCCCCTCCCATCCTACTCATCGCCTGCGGTGGTAACAGTGAACGTATGGGTACTGATAAGAGTCAATTGAATTATCATGGATTGCCTCAGTTTCAATACTTACAACAATTACTCAAGCCGGTTTTTGCTGACATCTATTTTTCCATTCAGAAAAAACAAGAATCTTTTTTCAGTTCTATTCCAAATGTGATCATTGATTCAGAAAAATATTCCGGTCATGGTCCTGTGAGTGGTCTATTAAGCTGTAAAGAGAAATTCAAAGGCCGGGCAATCCTGTACATAGGCTGCGATTACCCCTTGCTTTTACCTGAAGACATTTTAAAATTAGTGTCTGATACAACATCTACATGTGCTTTCTATATAGATCAATACGAACCAATACTTGCCTTCTATAGTGTAGAAAGCCTGGATCTTCTAGAAAAAGAATTTGAATCCGGAAATGATTCTCTTCGTAAATTTCTTTCCGATATTGAAGCGGTAAAAGTAAAACCTGATTCGAAGGAAAGAATAAGAAGTATAGACACTCCCAGTGATTATGAAAATGCAATAAGGAAGATTAAACTATCCGGGAGGCTGGAATAAAATGAAAAGTGAAAAGTGAAAAGTGAAAAAATAACAATCAGCTTTAAATAATATTCCGGAAATTAGTTACTTTTAATGAATATGAAACCTGTTTCAACTATATCGACACCAATTGATCGTTACGAAAACGGAAGTTTTCAAAAGCTGGAAGATCAACTTGCAGTTGAAGAGCCATTGGAAATAAAAATTAAATATTCAGAGGAAGGTTCTATTGTAGAAAAGAATATTTCGGTTACAATGAGAACTCCGGGGAACGATGATGAATTAGCATGTGGATTTCTGTTTACAGAAGGAATTATTAAAAACTCTGCTGAAATAAAAAGTGTCACACAAAATTCAGAAAATTCAATTTGCATACAACTCAATGAAAATATAAAACCTTCAGAAAACAAACTGGAAAGAAATTTTTATACAACCTCCAGTTGCGGTGTATGCGGGAAAGCTTCCATTGATGCAATTGCTACGGTTTCGAATTTCAAGATCACCGATAAATTCAAAAATATCGGTCCTGATATTATAATTTCTCTGCCTGAAAAACTCAGCAAACAACAAGAAATTTTCAAAAGCACCGGCGGACTTCATGCTTCTGCTCTTTTTGACTTATCCGGAATGTTTTTAGAATTACGGGAAGATGTAGGCAGACACAATGCTCTGGATAAACTGATCGGATCTCGCCTTTTAAAAAACATCATTCCATTGAATGACACTATTCTTTTACTTAGTGGACGTGCCAGCTTTGAACTGATTCAAAAGGCAAGTATGGCCGGCATTCCTGTTGTTGTTGCAATAGGTGCACCTTCCAGTCTTGCTCTTGAACTTGCGAAAGAATCAGGCATTACATTGATCGGATTTTTAAGAGGGGAAAAATATAATCGGTATTGCTAAAAGGCTTAATTAATTTTACAATTGATTTATTCTAAATTCAGAATAAAATCTGTGAGATTATCTTCCGTATTCATCTGCAATTTTTTCCTCAAACGATATCTGGCCGTCTTGACACTATCAGGCGAAATATTCAATATTGAAGCCATTTCCTTGATCGACAAATTCAATTTTATCAGAGCACAGATTTTTAGATCATTTGGACTGATATCAGGGTATGATTGCTTTAATCGCGTATAGAAGTTTTTATTTATACTTTCGAAATGAGTATTGAAATCATTCCAGTCTCGATCCTGGTTCTGACTTTTGTTGATGATCTTTGATATCGGACTGTCTTTAGAAATGTTCTTATCTTCTTCGAGCTTATTTTTCAACTCTTGCATAAGTTCATTCTTTTGAAGCATCTGGGCTGTCATTGCTGTTAGTTGACTTTCTTTAAATTCAATTTCATTCTGCATTTGCTTTTCCCGCAATTGCTTTTGAACCTCAATTGCTTTAAACAATGATTCTTTTGTTTGCAAAAGCAACTTGTTCCTTTCAATATTTCTTCTCAGGAAAATAATTATTCCTGTCGCAATAACTATTACAAATCCTATGATTGCCCAAAGCAGATACTGAGTCAATTTTGCAATCTCATTTTCTCTCTGACTAAGTTTTAAAAGCCGTTCTTTTTCAGAAACATCAAATTGAACTTCAAGACTGTGTTGAATCTTTTGTTTATCCCACGAAAACAGTGAATCCCGTACAATCGATGCCTCCTCTTCCAAAGCCAAAGCAGATTTGAAATCATCTTTTTGCTTTTTTATTTGGATCAGTGCTTCAAGACTTTTCAGGTAATAAGACCGATCACTCAAATCTTTGGCAATTTCTTTCGCAGTTAATATTGAAAACTCAACTTCTTTACTTGTTGGTTCAAACTCCTTATACCAATCGCTTAATACCAAATATGCAGTTACTAGTGCCTGACGGTTTTTAGTGCTATCTGCAATCTGTATTGCTTTAGAAATATAACCTCTGCTAAGATCTTTGTTTCCTGCTTTCATTTCAATCTTTGCCACAGCAGAAAAAGAAACCGGCAAATACATGAAATTTTTGGTAAGCAATCTTTCTTCCAATGCTTTTCGATGAAAGTATGCTGACGAATCCGGCATGCTTAAATTTGCATAAGCGATTCCGAGTGTATTATAGATCAAACCAAGATACCCGCTTTTATCGTTTTCATCAGGGAAACCTAAAGTTGCTTCCTTACTTAAGCGGATAGATTCTCTGTAATTTCCTTGCCTGCTATTTATTGTACTTATAAGTTGAAGACATTTACTCCGGCCCTCTAATGCTTTCTCTGGTCTGCCGGATTCAAATTTTTTAAATTCATTCATAGCCCGGACACTATAATCCAATCCTTCAGTAAAACTTGAACTATAAGTACAAATTCCCATGTACAATAAAGACAACCCCACATTCTCGGTATCCTTTTCAAGTTGAGCGGATTTATATGCTTCATTGAATGCAATAAATGCTTCAACATCATTGTCAACTAACATTTCTGCCCAGCCGCTATCGATCAGAGTTTTTGAATTCTGGCTTTTGCCCGTATTCGCAATAAATAAAAAAAGGAGGAGCATTAATACCCTGCGTAGCTCCATTACAATTTCAAAATTTATTGACATAATGCAAATATGGTGAACAAATGCGACAAACAATTGATCAAAGGTATTTGTCTACCTAATGTATACTAATTTGTCCTAAAATCAAACAAAATACTAGCAAAAAAGGAAAATTTTTGTTTATTTTACCTGTATGAAACTACGGTTAAAAGGAAATACAATTCGATTCAGATTATCAAAAACAGATGTATCAATTTTTTCTGAGAATAGATACATTCATGAAACTACAGACTTCGGCAACAAAGTATTTACATATGGATTAAAAATGTCGGAAAACACTGACCGGATCAGTGCAGAATTTTTGAATGATGCGATGATCATCAATATTCCAATAAGCGTATCTCAACAATGGACAACTAGTAATCAGGTTGGTCTTTCAGAAGAAATGCCATTATCAGATGGTAAGAAACTTTATATTCTGATCGAAAAAGATTTTCAATGTTTAGATGAGACTATAGAAGACCAGAGTGATAATTACGAAAACCCTTTGGCCTCTAAACTGAAATGAATTCAGATTCAATAGACAAAGAAAAAGCAAATGCCGAAAACCCTGAGCGGTTTACCGGTCTTAAGTTGATAAAACCAAAGATCGCTGCTGCAGGAATGCCTGCAATTTTCGTCAGTGCTCAACATATTTTCGGTGAAATGGGAGCTGGTCGTGCGGTGAGAGCTTTGTTCGCCCTAAATCAAAAAAACGGATACGATTGCCCGGGCTGTGCCTGGCCTGACCCCGATGGCGAAAGAAGTTCTCTTGGAGAATATTGTGAGAACGGCGTTAAGGCAATTGCTGAAGAAGCCACTACAAAAAAACTTACAGCAGATTTTTTTCAAAAGAACAGTGTAGCATCTCTTTCACAGTTGAATGATTACGAGATCGGAAAAGCAGGAAGAGTTGCACAACCTGTTTATTTACCGAAAGGTGGAACTCACTATCAACCTATTTCCTGGGACAAAGCATTCGAACTGATTGCACAAAAATTAAAAGATTGTCCCGGACCTGACAATGCTGTTTTTTATACCAGTGGTCGGACCTCCAATGAAGCTGCATTTTTATATCAGCTTTTCGTAAGGCAGTTTGGGACTAACAATCTTCCCGACTGTAGCAACATGTGTCACGAATCAAGTGGCGTAGCACTCAGCGAAAGTCTGGGAATAGGTAAAGGCTCAGTCACTCTTGATGATTTTTACAAAGCAGAAGTAATTATTATTCTTGGGCAAAATCCAGGAACGAATCATCCAAGAATGTTGAGTGCACTTCAGAAAGCGAAAGAAAATGGTTGTACTATTATTTCTGTCAATCCACTTCCTGAAACCGGTCTGATCGCTTTCAATGATCCGCAAAGTATAAAAGGAGCCTTGGGAATAAAAGCAAGACTAACCGATATTTTTCTTCAGGTGAAGATCAATGGAGATATGGCATTGCTTCAGGCAATAGAAAAAATGCTTTATGATGAAGAAGTTAAAAAACCGGGAAGTATTTTTGATAATGACTTTATAAATTCAAAGACCAACGGCTCAAAAGAATTTATTGAGCATCTAAAAAGTCTTGATCTTGAAAAACTAGTTACTGCATGCGGAGTTAGCCATCAGCAGATTGAAGAAGTTGCCGGAATCTTTAAATCAAAAGTAAGATCATCGCTTGCTGGGCAATGGGTCTTACTCAACATCAGAATGCTGTTGATACTATAAAAGAAGTTGTAAATTTATTATTGCTGAAAGGAAGTATTGGTAAATCCGGTGCAGGCACATGTCCTGTTCGTGGTCATAGTAATGTTCAAGGCGATCGTACAATGGGCATTTACGAAAAGCCATCGGATAAATTCCTGGATGCTATTGAAAACACATTCAGTTTTTCCGCACCCAGAAAACATGGATACGATACAGTCGAGTGCATTCATGCAATGCACGAGGGAAAAGTAAATGTATTTATGGCAATGGGCGGGAACTTTTTATCTGCTACGCCTGATACAACATACACTGCAGAAGCACTTCGTAAATGCAAACTGACAGTTCAGATTTCAACTAAACTGAACAGAAGTCATCTGATCACAGGAGAAGAAGCACTGATACTCCCTGTGCTTGCAAGAAGCGACAAAGATGAATTGAATTCGGAAGATCAATTTATTACAACTGAAAATTCTATGAGAGTCATTCAGATGTCGAAAGGAAATCTGAAACCTGTTTCGGAACATCTGATGAGCGAACCAAATCTCGTTTCCCGTCTGGGCCTTGAGTATTTTGGAAATGATTCAGCAGTTGACTGGAAAAAATATCTGCAGCACTATGACAATATTCGCGATGATATTGCCAGAACCATTCCCGGTTTTACGGATTATAATACAAGAGTGCGAAAATTAGGAGGCTTTTATTTACCGAATTCTTCACGCGAGCAATCATTTCCTGTTCCTTCAGGCAAAGCAGAATTCAACATTGCAACAGTCAAAGAATTTGATTTGAAAAAGGATGAATACATCATGATGATTATCAGAAGTCATGATCAGTTCAATACTACTATTTACGGATTGAACGATCGTTATCGTGGTGTGATCAATGAACGCCGGGTTATTTTTATGAATGAAAATGATATTTCAAAAGCCGGATTTAAAGCAGGAGAAGTCGTCGACCTATTTAATTTCGACAATAACATAGAGAGAGTCGCGCATCGGTTTATCATTGTTCCCTTCAGTATACCGGAAAAATGTACTGCAACTTATTTTCCGGAAACAAATGTTCTTGTGCCGATTGATAGTACGGCTGCTAAATCAAACACACCTACTTCGAAGTCTGTCATTATTCAAATCAGAAAGTCACTGTGGAAAACGTTGTAGGTTTACAGGTTTGCAGGTTACAGGTTAGCCTTGTATTCATCTACGAAGCTAACCTGTAACCTGCAAACCTGCAAACCTGTAAACCTGCAAACCCACAATCTTCAACTTGCCCCCATAATCAACCCACAAATGCTCACCTTCAACTTCTCTCCTTTCCCTAACATCGATACAGAACGCATGCAACTTCGTCGTATGACTTTAGCTGATGCAAATGAGATCTATACTTTACGCTCCGATAAAAAAATAACAGAATACCTTGATCGTGATCCGCCAAAATCGATTGAAGAAATTTATGATTGGCTTACAAAAGTAGATGCAGAGATCGATGAGAACCGAGGAATTTCATGGGGTATGTATTTGAAAAACGAATCGAAATTAATTGGAAGCATTGGACTATGGCGAACAGTTCCGGAACATCATTATGCAGAAATAGGATATTCCTTGCTGAATGAATACCAGCGAAAGGGATTGATGTATGAAGCAATGATTGCATCTTTGAAATATGGATTTAATGAAATGCAATTGCACCGTGTTGAAGCCAATATTAATCCATTAAATATTCCTTCACGAGCCATTCTTGAAAAAGCCGGGTTTGTGAAAGAAGCTCACTTTGTAGAAAATTATTATTACAATGGATATTATACCGATTCTGCAATATATAGTTTGCTCTCAAAGAATTTCAAAACCAATTAAATTTAATTAATGAAAAGTACTCTTTTCAGTTATAAAAAACTTGAAGCTTTTACAAAAGCGGTTTTTACAAAAATTGGATGCTCAAAAGAACATGCAGAAATAGCAACCCTTACGCTCCTATCTGCAGATCTCAGAGGAATCGATTCACATGGTATCGCCAGACTTATTGGATACGTCCGACTTTGGGAAGTAAAAAGAATAAATGCAACTCCAAAAATAAAAGTGATTCACGAAACACCATCAACAGCTGTTGTCGATGGTGACAGCGGACTAGGTTTAGTCGTTGCTCCGTTTGCAATGAAAATTGCAATTGAAAAAGCAAAGAATGTCGGAACAGGTTGGGTTAGTGTTCAAAACAGTAATCATTTTGGAATCGCAGGTTATCATGCAATGATGGCGCTTGAACACGATATGATCGGCATTGCAATGACCAATGCTAGTCCGTTAGTTGCGCCAACTTTTTCTATCGATAAGATGTTAGGGACAAATCCAATTGCTGTTGCTGCACCTGCAGGGAAACAATCTGCATTTGTTGCGGATCTTGCAACGACTACTGCTGCCAATGGAAAACTTGAAATCCTGCAAAGGAAAAATATGGAAACTCCTGATGGCTGGGTACAGGATGTAAACGGTAACCCAAGTAATGATGCAAACATTTTAAAAAATGGCGGAGCTCTGCTTCCACTTGGCGGTGATAGAGAGCATGGTAGTCATAAAGGATATGCTTTAGGGGCAATTGTAGATATCTTCTCTGCCCTTTTGAGCGGAGCAAATTATGCACCGTGGGTCCCTCCTTTTCCTGCCTATGTTCCGATGCCAACACAACAACCCGGCAAAGGAATCGGACATTTTTTAGGTGCAATGAGAATTGATGCTTTTCGTCCGGCAGATAATTTCAAAAAGATATGGATCACTGGATCCAAGGATTCAGAAAAGCAAAAACGATTCAAGGTGAAGAAAAAGTTTTAGTTCCCGGAGATCCGGAAAGAGAAATGGAAATAATCCGTATGAAAGAAGGAATTCCTCTTCTACCGGTTGTTCAGGAAGATTTGAACGCACTTGGAACAAAACTCGGAATTGATACATCGATATTCAATCAATAACAAAGCCACAAAACTAAATTCGTTTTGTGGCTCTATCAATCTTCCCTAATCAATTGTTACTTTATCATTGAAACTTTGAAACTTTATTTATTCTGGATCATTATCTTTCTGAATGACTCTATTCCATTTTTAGACCGGACCGACACAAAATAATTTCCTGAAGGAACTTTGGGCAGGTCAAGTAATTTGACTTCACTTGTTAATTTACCTTCAAACAATGTTGCAACTCTTGCTCCGGAGAAAGAAATCAGATTAACAACTACTTCTTCATTGATTCTGTTTTGAAGTGATATATTAATTTTATCGGTAGCCGGATTTGGATAAACACTAAATAAATTTTGTTCGTTTAAATCTTCTATACCTGTAAATGGAGACAATGGCATCAATTCATATTTAAACGCATAACTTGGATTGTAGATTTCTATAAAAAAAGAATCAGTTGGAATTCCTCTGATCGTCATTGTATCTGATAAAAGAACATCTACAGGTTGCATCCAGACATTTGCAATTAACTGTCCGGTACTTGAAGCTGCTCCGCTTGCACTGTAAACAATCAGTCGATTTCCGTTTTTATCATATGCATAAACAGTAGGATTCACTGCAAGCGAATCATATTTAAATTTATTTACGACTGAAATATAAAATCTCATGCTGTCTCCGGCAGGCTTTACTAATTTATAGTAATCACTAAGGTCAGTTACGAAATTACCATTGGTGTATGCAATCAAACCATGAATTGTATCTCCTGCACTGAGTTCACTCGCCGTTGCTAGATCATTATTTGGTTCCAATTCATTAGAAGGAGCAAGATCGCTCATCAGATATCGCAAAGTATAAGCACCGGTAAAATTAATTCCCCAGCCGGAAAAATAATTGTAAAGATCGATCCGTACAGTATCTGCTGACTTACCATAAATGTGCATGGTATCATAAATCGTGACACCATATGGTGAATTAACATTATTTGCAATATGTTGTACCGTAGTATAATTTGAAGAAGTATGATCCAGATTTCCTCTGGAAACACTGTCTTTTCCATAGAGATAAACCTGGCAACCCGGAACTATGAAACCTGAATTAATGCAAATATTCTTCCATGAGAATTCAAGATCAACTTGTCCATTCTCTGGAATGATAATATCAAAGTAATCATTCAGATCCAGGTAATATTGATCACTCCTGAAACTTATATGTCCGTTTACTACATCTCCCGGATGTAATGACTGAGCTTCATAATGGAAATCATTTGGCTCAAGTTCATTATTAGGCTCAACGTATAAAAGATCGTAGCGAGTAGTATAATTAAATGGCCCGCCATAAACGACTCCGTAATTCTGAAAAGCTATGTAGATCTCATCCTGTTCAGCTCCGGAAATTGAAAAAGTATCTATGACAGTCGTATTCTCAAGAATGTAAATTGGCTTTCTTGCCAAGAGCGTTGAATCCTTGAATCGTACGTTAATAATGATCTCTCCAGCTGAGGAAGAACTTGAATTAGTGATTTGAGAAATGATCTGTATAACACCATTCCCTGTTAACTGTGTTTTGTAAAAGTGGAATGGGATGTTTACCGGACCATTATTGTTATCAGTAACAGTTCCGGAAACTGAAACGCCTTCCGCCAGATTTTCTGCGGTTGACATTGTTAATTGTCCATAACCTTGGAGAAAGAATACCATAGACACTATGGTAAAAAGTAACTTTTTCATAGAATTGGTTTTTTCCAAAGGTAGCCTGGTGCCAACTTTTGGGAAATACTCAATTTGGATTAGATGAATCAAAGCACCCGTTGAAAAAATGAATGAGACAACAAAATTGTAACTAATCCACTATTTCCTTCAAAAAATAATATCTATTTTGAAAATTAATTACTGATGATATACAATAATTTTTTTTGTGACAGAAGTTTCAGGCGATCGTAAAGTCAAAAAATAAACTCCATGTTCAAATTCACCGGTAAAAACAGATAAATGAGTGCCTGAAAAAACACCTTTGAATACGCTTTTCCCATCAATTGAACTTATTAAAACTTCAAGATTCTTTATTTCCATTTTGATTTTAATATTTAGAACTTCCATCGCCGGATTTGGGAATATCTTTAAGTCAAAAGGATCTTTTAAATTTTCAAGTGAAAGATAAAATAGTGATGTATCTACCTCAATTAGATTACCAGTAGGATTTGCGCCATCTGCTCCATTAAAATCATGCAACTTTGTATAGGAATTTGTATTTATGTCAAAGGCGAAAAGGACACCACGATTATTAATACCTCCAACCCAAGTCGCTCCATATATTCTACCGTCAGAAAGTAATCTCAAAGAACCGTTTGGCCACTTCCCTGAAATCCCATTAAAAGTATATAATAGTGAATCAGCATAAGTAACCTTGTTAAATTTGAATATTGAGCCTCCAGATGAACCATTCAAATTTGTCATACCATAAATTTCATTGTTTATCAACAACGGAGCACTGACAGGCCGAACTCCAAAATTGGTAGATGCCATAATCATAATTTCTGTCAAATTACCATTCGGCGGATAAACATAAAGAGAACCCCAAGTAGCTGTTCCTCCCATCCCTGTAAAACTATATATATTACCATGGGAATCCTGAATCACATTTCCTACCGGATATCCGGATGTAGAACAGAAATCAGTCAAGACATTAAAGTTGCTATTAAGAATATCAAATTCAAAAATTAGACCCGCACTGCATTGACGATTACCGGTAGCACCGATTAATTTACCGTTATTACCTTTAATAAAAGCGGTGAAATATCTCCCGGTAGTCACACTATCAAAATCATAAAGTTTTGAATACATATC
This sequence is a window from Bacteroidota bacterium. Protein-coding genes within it:
- a CDS encoding aminotransferase class I/II-fold pyridoxal phosphate-dependent enzyme, with the protein product MFDKLIDLRSDTVTRPTPAMRDAMFSAEVGDDVFDEDPTVKALEEKAAKLFNHEAALFCPSGTMTNQIGIRVLTQPQQEVICDKLSHIYYYEGGGVASNSGISMRLVDGDRGRMTAQQIADNVNPPENIHQPFTSLVAIENTSNKGGGSYYNLNQLSDVAAESRKHNLKLHLDGGRIFNALVETKDSSQEVGKLFDTISICLSKGLGAPVGSLLIASKENITKAKRVRKAFGGGMRQSGFLAAAGIYALDNNIQRLKEDHVRAKNIETILKELNYVENILPVDTNIIVFKISDDKPITSFLEFLSDNNIKAVQFGKQIVRFVTHLDFTDPMLEKLSHTLKKYS
- a CDS encoding T9SS type A sorting domain-containing protein; amino-acid sequence: MSTAENLAEGVSVSGTVTDNNNGPVNIPFHFYKTQLTGNGVIQIISQITNSSSSSAGEIIINVRFKDSTLLARKPIYILENTTVIDTFSISGAEQDEIYIAFQNYGVVYGGPFNYTTRYDLLYVEPNNELEPNDFHYEAQSLHPGDVVNGHISFRSDQYYLDLNDYFDIIIPENGQVDLEFSWKNICINSGFIVPGCQVYLYGKDSVSRGNLDHTSSNYTTVQHIANNVNSPYGVTIYDTMHIYGKSADTVRIDLYNYFSGWGINFTGAYTLRYLMSDLAPSNELEPNNDLATASELSAGDTIHGLIAYTNGNFVTDLSDYYKLVKPAGDSMRFYISVVNKFKYDSLAVNPTVYAYDKNGNRLIVYSASGAASSTGQLIANVWMQPVDVLLSDTMTIRGIPTDSFFIEIYNPSYAFKYELMPLSPFTGIEDLNEQNLFSVYPNPATDKINISLQNRINEEVVVNLISFSGARVATLFEGKLTSEVKLLDLPKVPSGNYFVSVRSKNGIESFRKIMIQNK
- a CDS encoding molybdenum cofactor guanylyltransferase, producing MTTSPPILLIACGGNSERMGTDKSQLNYHGLPQFQYLQQLLKPVFADIYFSIQKKQESFFSSIPNVIIDSEKYSGHGPVSGLLSCKEKFKGRAILYIGCDYPLLLPEDILKLVSDTTSTCAFYIDQYEPILAFYSVESLDLLEKEFESGNDSLRKFLSDIEAVKVKPDSKERIRSIDTPSDYENAIRKIKLSGRLE
- a CDS encoding oxidoreductase — encoded protein: MSYKYNKSTVYKIVQETELVKRFFFKVPDEIPFSFNAGQFIMLNLPIASKFTNRSYSIASAPSDDNTFELAIVLNPKGLGTPYLWENIEEGSEIDVSKPLGKFVLKDPIEDDICFVCTGTGIAPLRSMLHHIKNKNIPHKKIYMVFGNRWEKDIIYRKDMEDLAKTMPSFEYIPVLSRDSENWTGKKGYVHPIYEEIFADKRPATFYMCGWRDMLHEARQRLEAMGYDRKKIKFESYD
- a CDS encoding GNAT family N-acetyltransferase, whose product is MLTFNFSPFPNIDTERMQLRRMTLADANEIYTLRSDKKITEYLDRDPPKSIEEIYDWLTKVDAEIDENRGISWGMYLKNESKLIGSIGLWRTVPEHHYAEIGYSLLNEYQRKGLMYEAMIASLKYGFNEMQLHRVEANINPLNIPSRAILEKAGFVKEAHFVENYYYNGYYTDSAIYSLLSKNFKTN
- the fdhD gene encoding formate dehydrogenase accessory sulfurtransferase FdhD, whose amino-acid sequence is MKPVSTISTPIDRYENGSFQKLEDQLAVEEPLEIKIKYSEEGSIVEKNISVTMRTPGNDDELACGFLFTEGIIKNSAEIKSVTQNSENSICIQLNENIKPSENKLERNFYTTSSCGVCGKASIDAIATVSNFKITDKFKNIGPDIIISLPEKLSKQQEIFKSTGGLHASALFDLSGMFLELREDVGRHNALDKLIGSRLLKNIIPLNDTILLLSGRASFELIQKASMAGIPVVVAIGAPSSLALELAKESGITLIGFLRGEKYNRYC
- a CDS encoding T9SS type A sorting domain-containing protein, which gives rise to MIKFVFTLLLCFIFHSQVSAQVLQLYGLTPGGGSRGQGNIFKINSDGTGYEEKFAFDSLTGFEAWGTLIQASDGLLYGVTERGGPNNLGVLFSFNPLTNVYRHVQDFDSTTGCLGAAELFEMNDGKLYGMLPVCGNENSGVIFSYDPLTDMYSKLYDFDSVTTGRYFTAFIKGNNGKLIGATGNRQCSAGLIFEFDILNSNFNVLTDFCSTSGYPVGNVIQDSHGNIYSFTGMGGTATWGSLYVYPPNGNLTEIMIMASTNFGVRPVSAPLLINNEIYGMTNLNGSSGGSIFKFNKVTYADSLLYTFNGISGKWPNGSLRLLSDGRIYGATWVGGINNRGVLFAFDINTNSYTKLHDFNGADGANPTGNLIEVDTSLFYLSLENLKDPFDLKIFPNPAMEVLNIKIKMEIKNLEVLISSIDGKSVFKGVFSGTHLSVFTGEFEHGVYFLTLRSPETSVTKKIIVYHQ